AGAATAAATCTAGTATTGTAGTTGCATCCCCCTTGTTGCCTTGTTCCTTTGTGACAAATTCAGTTATTGGACCAACTCGATATGATTGTGGAATTATAGTGGTTGCCCCAAATCATCATGCAGTGGCATATCTCTCTTGCACTAAAAGTGTTGTGCTTGTGGAAATGTTTATATTCTTTTGTGATATGATCTTTGTTCATGATAACTATTTATACTCTTTTGGAAGCATGATGGTTAATGTGCCATATAGTTCATTATGTTCTATTAATTAACATTATCTTAAACATAAGTTCTTCTTTAATGAATTGTTATTTTCCTACAGTGGTACAGATTGATAATATTTGTGTGACGCCTCAAAAATTTATTTACTCCTTTCCATTATGTTGCTTCATCTTCATGTAGGTGTAAGTTGTTTCTTGCACATCATTTGTTGTCTTCAATCTACCTAAATTCCATATAAAATTGTATTCAAATCTGTTTCCAAAGGTTCATGTACCTTAAAATGCATTATACATTCCCACCTAGCCTACCTTGTCCCACATTTTATTAACTTTTCATTTCAAAATATACTTTATGACTAACTTCTTAGGTGGTTGGCATGCTCACTCAAAATTAGTGTTGTTTCTTGAATTCATTGTGTAAATTTAGAATGTTGAGTTTCAATGTTTTGTATCAAgtcttatttgttttggtgattggTGTTCCTATTTTAACTTTTTCTTCATCAAATTGGCTATCATTTAATGCTAAATCTAATAGTTGGTTGAATGTAGGGTGTTTTTTCCATATCGTTTCATGGTTTTCATGtattttttgttgttcttgttattTCATAGTTATATGGTTTGAGTTTCTTAGGAGGTAGATCTTGCACAAACCAAGACAAATGTATTATCTTCATGGTGTTGATCTATTGGCATAATGTTTGATGGACCTTGTGATTGACTTAATCATAATTTAACACACAAGTTGAATTTCCCTCCCAAATCTAGTGGTTGAATGAACATGCGTATTAATAGTTTGAGAAAGGAAAATGATTGGTTGTTGGAATATTTGTAGAATAGAAAAGATAAGAGAGTGCATATGTTTGTCTTATGTGTCCTATAATAGATTGAGCATTTCATATTGAATGTATAGGTTCGGTATTCATCATTTAAGTGTTTCATTGCTATTGTATCTCATTGAGCACTAAAAAAGATGTGTAatatgtgtatgcgggaaaagtgggtgaataaaacttaatatgtgaaaatttagttaatactagtccacacacacacaggacttcttgatgcaagctatggagtaacgtagtgttactcagcttcccaaggagggtcccatggttctctatctcacaatgttcctcaaaccaacgtttttgctctcagatcactgagcaaaatggtttagggatggcaaatatgagaacgagagatgcttttgattgattttagtatgagatgtgttgtaagctatgtatgatgctaaaatgcaataaactaaatgataagatgacaagattagtatgaatactatcctaacatgatatattagtctatgattgagctaaatgataaagaaagtattctaaacatgcatatttagactaatttctattctaaaagaggctaaatgatgagcataaaaatgatatgaaagcttgaaagaatttgagcataagtgtaatgcttcaaatttgaaagatgattgataagaatggaggaatgagagctctatttatagcataaacagggcaatggatggtcaagattgaatggtttaatcaagggtcaagtttgaaagttggggatccatgtgcacaattggcaccaatgaaatggtgacaagtgtcaacataggattgggttgagagaagaggttggaggcattaaaggcctgagaagaccttatggttatctaaaggctaagggtcaagtctagattaagattatccactggattaagagttaatccaaggataaacctttgtgcaaatgattaagagataatcatggtcaaagcattaatggcccgctgagacccttgggttggatagaggttgagtcaaaacaaatgttttaaccatgtgggagggtttgaattaaccattaatggttattggagactttggggattaagtggttgaaggttggaagccttcaatggttttcaaagactttaagggttttggtggttgaaggttgaaaacctttaatggttatcaaagactttgggccatttgagaagtgacttccctttgcttagggatgtgacaaagtttagaggagggttacgttaattagaagcgtttagaagattctagaagggattagaaagggttttgggattttgcaagtggatggggggaataatagaatttaattgaattaaatgattttcatttaatttggttataatttggagaaattaaataaattagatttattcaatttaggataactatttaattaaatttgaattaaaaGTGGAtaaggggtttaattgaataaaatgatttattcaataaatggtatagtgaatttaatttaaataaattgagtaatttatttaatttaaatagaagaaggtggataatttaattaaattagatttaattaaatagagaaatgaacataaaatattcatttaggaatatggtcatttttatacgtctacaatatgtAATCACCTTAATAGCTCCATGACATAAAGGGATAGGGAAGAAATCGGGTTAATTTCATCTTCTTAATCACATTTGATCATTTGAATGTTACCTTTCTAGTTTTCCAATGAGAATACCATAAAACTTATTGTAAATATTTTTGTAAGTTATCCTATCAAAGTTATATCGGGAGTGCATGAGTTTGCTAATGCATTATTATGTTATACAGTTTTGGTTATTCTACAAAATCATCTACTTATAGTCTATATAACTAGAGCCTAAAGATTGTTAGGTATAAGCTTATTGCTATCTTTTGTAAGGTATCATCTCATGGTTTACCTTGGTGATACCCTTaagtttcaaaattttcaatttattaCCCATATAGGATTAAGGTACCCATCTATATAGTTTTTCAACCTACTATCATCCTGGTACATTTACATAAAGATAATAAAACATTTATGAAGGACCAAAATGTAAATCATGTAAAATAGGAACAATGAAATGCAAGATCCAAATTCAAGCTCACACTCACTTGAAATAGAGTTTAAGATCTATGCATAAAATAagatattaataaattattatattatataaaataccTTTGATTTCTCCATTGTTTTATTTGAtattgtttgaatgcttgatatGCAGGTTGCTCTTCAAAGTAGCATAACCATGATAGCACAATACTAATAGGATGACAACTTGATACTTGATAGATAGGAAAACTTGCTTTCTTGTGGATATATACTTGATAATAATGCTCGTGCTTGATAATAATCTAGGCTATGAGATAGTGtgaaatgaagaattttatttataTGATTCACTTAACATTTGATCAATAGTGGAGATAATTTAAGATCAATGGATGAAAAAAATGAGATAGGGTGGTTCTTAAAATAACAACATGGATTGAGTAGGTAGAGGAATCAAAAGAGATCAAATGCATAAGTCATgattaaagaaataaataaaatattagttttatttatttttttaagggaataggaaattaaattaaatatttgaaatttatttaattttagaagaagcattagctaattaaatagtttttgaaaaatatttatagtagtggaccaaaagatgaattaattaaataataaaattgtttaattaatattgatgaaaaaattaattaatttgattaagttaaaattatttaattaatataaaaatttgagataattaactatttaattattatgggtgaaaaaaaaaaacattagcttaattaaataattaaaaaattaaaaaattaattgataTGGATAGATGAATTGGTAAAGATCAAAATGAAATGAGAAGACGAAAATGAGTTAGttatttttaggtgtttacatgtGTTTACAATATCAATATTTGTAAACATTAGTAAAAGTAGTTGATTGACCATATTGCATGATATAATTGCCCTAATATTATAAAGCATTTATGTGTCACAAAAAGTAGTTATATTAAAATATACATTATTAGTACTTGTCCTTAGACAATGTACTATTATAATgagtttttattttttcaattaactAATTGTTAAAACAATCAATTTGAACTAATTAGAAACAAGTTTTTTCTTAACTTTTTAAATCTTTTTATTTACCAAATTCTACTTgtgcaatttttaaatttttaaattataaaaaaaaaaattcaatacacTCATTTGGTTTGATTTTTATTTCTGACTTCTAGGCCTCCTATGAACCCGACTTTTTATCTTCCTCAATTAATTCCAATCTATCAATATACCCCCCACATTCCCTTACACTCTATATTGATGCACCAATAACCACATGGTATAAATGAGTACCCATATATACCATGGTATTTATTgtattttaaagattttaaaaataattttataattttacaaTATATTAATAGAGTTTAAATCAGaattataaaattttattattaaaaattgtATATTTAAAAGTAAGCTATctataaattgaattttaaaattaattgttttttaataaattaatttttatttttaatttttaaaattatatctacgaataataaattattcatatttatttatttatttttacaaaatataaaaaaataataaattaattagcaataaaaaataaatatattaatagaaTTTAGATTACTATTATGAACTTTTAATTGTATTTTTGTAAAGTAATTAgcaataaaaaataaatctattaaatttataatatattaatagaATTTCGATTACAATTATGAACTTTTAATTGTATATTTGAAAAGTGGTCATCATAAATTGAATAAagcaattattattttttaatttatcaagTTTACAATAAATTATCAATAAATCTATTGAATTAAAAATATTAAGTTTACAATAGCtttattgtaattttttaatatattattaatagttGTTTttgtaaattaatatattgtaaacTTAATATATTgtgcaaacaaaataaaaataattattatttttaataattgatttattaaaaaaattcttgaaattcaaCTTATGAATAATTACTTTTTGAATATACAATTTAACATTAAAACTTAATAATATAATTGCAAAAAAACTTAATTTATGTAttgttacaattataattatataaataaaattaaaattatataactttaaaattaaaattatataactttaaaattaattagaataaatctaataattataattataattacatTTAAGATTACAATTACAATTAATTAGATTGTGCTAATCAGATTTAAAGCCAATGTTAGGCCCAATTTAACCATAGTATACTTTGAAATAGTAATAACTATAATATATTAACTTGTTTAATCCTAGATTAACAATAGTATGAAGTAATCCACTTACAACATTGAAATTTggttgcataactatcttattaaatttattatttgcactacaaaattaaaatgaaaagcaatagccactatgtggcacttgttattaTTATCGCATTCATGTATGAAAGTGaaaaattgcattaaatgtctTAAGATGTTAAGAAGAAGGTATTTTAGTGCATGTAGTTATAGAAGCATGTCAAATTATTGTCTCAAAACTAGCTAACATGTAGTGACAAGTATGAGCTTCTAAATGCATCAGACATGGTTTATCACAAGCTTAATTTTATTGTGGTTTTAGTCATCTCAAGTACACCTTGAAGATCAACCCCTTGGTCTAGCAATTTACTTAAAGCAAAAGGAATTATCCATCCTTAGCAATTGGTCCATTCATACTACTATTTAATCTAAAGTCGTATCCATCACCTTTGTTGAGACAACCTTTGCCATAGGTGATCACATCTTTAGAATTTGTGGGACTACATATCTAAGCACTAATAGATAGTAGGCCACAAAGTCTCATATTGTGACCATACACAAAAACCAAAATATGGTTGATAGGCAAAaccataaaattaaaaatattgttgatataattaaatataaaaataaaacaaatatatatttttatttgactTTGTCAACAATAAATCATAAATATATTTATTCTAAACTAATTACATTTTATTTATTAGAAAAATAATTATGTTTTTTaaatatcaaaaattcaaaatatatatatcttGGTTGgtgaaatttaaaatatatattaatgtttaaatttaaaactatttttttttatcttaaatATAGAGAGTAAAATTACAAAAGTTATAGCTTCAACAGTGACGTGAGGTCATGCCTCAAAACCAACAATCCTGACTTGCATAGATCCAATCAATGACTACTGACAGTTTTGCATGTATATTATAAACGGCATAATCCTATACATAGCCTATTCTATGATGTGTCCAAGCAAAAAGAGTATACATAGATAATGTTCATGTTCAAACAAAAAGAACCAAATAACATCTCAACACTCATGAAGATGATCCTGACAGGGCTCCATCCAAGTTGTCCACCCCAAAGGGCCTTCCATCCACAGACTATCTTCCTTCCCTCATGCGGTTGAGTCAACATCTGGATCTGTTCCATTGTTGGGTTTTTGGCTTTCTGAATCTCAACATCAAGGTTCTCCATTTCAGTGGCAAAAGAGGTGTGGTCTCCTGCAACCTGCTTCCATTCAATTTCGTTCTCCAACTAATATATGAACATAGTAGCATGACCATCTTTGAAGAACCGCATAAATTTGTTCTTTTCTATCCTCATAGTTACAGAGACCTGCAAAATAATGTAATGAAGAGTGAGTCCACGAAATGACTCTGTAAGGGCCCTAGTTTTACCTTGgaatttatcttcatttctaattttccaaatgtaCCATAAGATATCAATAGAAAGAATAAGCCAAAATAGATTAGTATCTTTTTTCAAACCATGGATGCACCCAGTAAGAACTTCCATAATATTAACTTGGTTAAGAATAGAAATACCAAACATCAACTAGATTTCTTTAGCAATAGTGCACTCAAAGAAGATGTGCCTAACAGATTCAAGCACTCTACATATATTTCACATATCAatattggattgatctttcctgaaAGGAAGCTTGTTAATTAGCATcaaccatttaaaacattttttcttaGAAACAATAGGATTGTTCTATAATCCTGTGAATACTTTCTGCCATTGCTTTAAAGATAAATCTGCATACCACAAAGTATTAGCATGATTGATAATAGACTCATCATAAGAGAGAGTATTATAAACAATGATAGACTTAACATTAGAAATAAGGATATCATTATTCCATTTATAAGTAGGAAATTTGTTATTATCCAGATTACAATTTTTAGGCAACTCAAGAACAACACAAGCATTTTTAACCATATTGTAAGTTCTTTTTTGGGAAGTCGGAAGATCATACTTAGCACTAAGTGCTTCCCAACTCATAAGCATATcactatcaataatttctttaaaGCAACAAATACCTTTGTTAGCCCATGCTCTGGCAGAACAACCTTATGTAAGCACAAGAGGTTTGGAGGAGTGGAAAAGGTTCCACTAGATAGATCTCTCTCCATGAATGTGATCATTGTTGCAAGCCTTACTATTGGTGATGAATGGTCTAACTATTACTTAGGCCCTCCAGATAGATTTGAAGGCACACATTTAAAACTATTTAAACACAACTTATAAGTATATAATATttgaaacaaaccaaagaatcaCATCTCAAAagtaaaataaagataaaataaaatatttaaactagtATAAATATATTAGATATATGAGATTTCTATAATctataatattaaaatttatgaAAGCTCATGGATTTCTCACAATTTACCTTCTATAATATTGAAATTATATATCTTCTTTGATTATATATATCCCATGGATCATAATAGaatatgattcaaaatgttgatgataaaaatgTCTATATAATCAATTTTAGAAACTTTAATAAATTTCAATTGTACAAATATCTCAAATAAATTTACATTAGAAATAAGAAACATCTTATTtactataataaataaaataatttttaaattaattaattgtatttgaaaatattataatatttattataaaaaaattgttattacaaaatatttattgatgtgaaatatattttttttaaacttaaataatattttaaaatagttATTAAAACTGAAGACCGACAGAGAACCAGCTTCAAACACATGCAGAAGCATCCTCCTTTCGGAAAAGAACACTTTTGTAATATTTATAGGGAATAGATTATAACGTAGATACCTTAGTTGCAATTACAGTTCAGAAACATTTAAGAAGTCCCCATCCAAAAAAAAGATTAGATGCGCcgcccaaaaagaaaaaaaaaaaaaaactagaaaacaCAGCCAATACAATCTCAACATTGTCCACAGGAGACACGCGTACCAATTTGATTGGGTTCTCCTTGATTAAACAGAGCTTGAATGAATAGTGAGGAAACCAGGTGATATCAGTCATATATTCTAATATAATCTGTTTGCTGGCTGAGTATAAAAAATCATTCTCCATCACTGTGTTTACCAAACTGTTCAATTCTTATTGTTTTGTTTTTAAATAGGATTGTACAAGATTTTGTTTGTATCAATAAAcaatatttcagatcatactcTATGATCTATATTTTGTTTAATTTTTCATCTGAACTGTGATAATACATCTTAGGCCGTGTGAATGGCATAACACTTGCAAATGCAGAATGGCATCTTCACACTTTAGGTCTATTGCAAAAGAGGAGAATTTATGGGAAGAGAAATGCTGCTCTGTGTGGCCTTCCACAAGGAATACAGATATAAAAGAACTGATATCTTCTTCATTGGGTGGATTCAAGAAGTTTTATACTGATTGCTTTCCTGCAATTGTGTATGATGGTGAATCCATTCACAGGGAACCCATGAATCTCTCTCTAAAAAGCTTAGAGGATCAATCTGCTGTTTACTCTGATTTTGTGTGGGTTGTGGATGTGGTATACAAGAATAAATTCATCTATTCCAAAGTGGTTTCAGGCATCCTTTCTGCAGATGATTTTCCAGGTTTGTTCTATTGCTGCTCTTTCAGGATGGAGCTCATTAACCTTTGTGATGTTTTAGAAGACTGTAACAGCTATGGAGATGGGTTGCCAACAATATCTCTGCAGGGGAAGAACCCCAAATTTTGGGGACAGTTGATGGACAATGTTAGGTTAAGTTGGATTCTGATAAACCAGAGAACAGGGCAAGCTATTAATCTTTCAAGCTGGAAACCCTTGGTTGGGAGAATGGAATGGCCTTCTCAGAAGGACTTTGTGTTAATCTTTGGGTCTATACTACCTTCTCACAACATGGGTTCTCCCAAGTTTGTGCAGTGTGGGCTTTTCATGAAGTGCAGGGTTTCAGATATGGATCACACTAGTTTGAAGATCACTGAACTCAGCATGGAGTTGGAGGACATGATGGGGGTTAGAGTAAATGGGATGAATAGTGTAGTTATTCTAGAAAGTGCTTTTGGTTGCAGGAGAAGTAAGGACCATAATCAGATTTTGCAATCTTATCAGAAGTACTTAGTAGAAAAGATCAAGTTAAGGGAAGTCAAGATGAGTACAGGAGGCTGTGTAGATTGTGTTTGGATTGTCAGTGTCATTGTTGCATTGGCTTCATTTTTCAGTTTCATAAAAAGTTGTGTTTTCTTCTGATATCTTGAAAACCAAGATTGTTGATATATCAATGTATAAATGTACATAGCTGAACATACTATTCTTTGAACCTCTCTAAAATCTACTTCAGCAGTAACTGTAATAAATTTTTTAAGAGAAATTTTGTTAAGGGAGCAACCCTCTTCTCTAATTCAAATTGAGTGTCATGGAACACCTTATAATTGTGGCTTTTTCATTCTAGTCTCCTTTTTTTTATGGACAAAGCTTGTGGAATATTGTTGTATAATTGTAATAGAatttaattgtatttaattttattataatttgtaataatttagaattcaagagaaattttataaaagcgattttttttttccaatttcaaTGAAGGTTATGGTCTTATGGAAGAGAGCCAAACAAAATTTAAGGGTGATTGAAAAAGTGGGAGTTTTGTTAACAATCAAATGAATGGTTAAAAAAATAGTTATTTTTCATTGGAAGCTAGCATTTTTATGAtttgtttaaaaaaattaatactatgttctaataatataaatataagaatgcaaaattttcatttaaaaaatttaaCCAAAATTTATGAAGTGTTTTCTAAGAAATTTTTTAATAACATTGTGTAGTAGTTGGTATGAAGCTTCCATAATCTATGAAGAATTGGATtgttttttgtttcaattttgcatATTTTTTAATCAAGAAGAAGAGAGTTATGAATAGGATTGGAAAATTAGCCTTATAAACAATTAAAACTAAAAGCAATCATAAAATTTATCATGTAGTAGTTTTCTTTCATATAATAGACCATGTCACTTTATAAATATAGTCTCAAGCCCTCTACATGAGATCGCTT
The nucleotide sequence above comes from Cryptomeria japonica chromosome 11, Sugi_1.0, whole genome shotgun sequence. Encoded proteins:
- the LOC131057076 gene encoding F-box protein At3g44326-like, coding for MASSHFRSIAKEENLWEEKCCSVWPSTRNTDIKELISSSLGGFKKFYTDCFPAIVYDGESIHREPMNLSLKSLEDQSAVYSDFVWVVDVVYKNKFIYSKVVSGILSADDFPGLFYCCSFRMELINLCDVLEDCNSYGDGLPTISLQGKNPKFWGQLMDNVRLSWILINQRTGQAINLSSWKPLVGRMEWPSQKDFVLIFGSILPSHNMGSPKFVQCGLFMKCRVSDMDHTSLKITELSMELEDMMGVRVNGMNSVVILESAFGCRRSKDHNQILQSYQKYLVEKIKLREVKMSTGGCVDCVWIVSVIVALASFFSFIKSCVFF